Within the Echinicola sp. 20G genome, the region GTAAGCCTTAATTTTACAGCACAATCCAATCATCACCTGGCCATTTCGGTACAAGATTCGGGCATTGGAATATCCGAGGAAAAGCAACAATTAATCTTTGAAGCCTTTAAACAGGCCGACGGGTCTACCAGCAGAAAATATGGTGGCACTGGATTAGGCCTGTCAATCAGCAGGGAGCTATCAAGATTATTGAAAGGATCCATTAGCCTCAATAGTAAAGAAGGACAAGGCAGTACATTTACCTTGTCAATCCCTTATGAGCTTGGAATGGGAAGCCAGCCTTCAGCAGATTCGACTCCGACAAACGCCTCTTTTGATCCAAAAGTAATTGATAAGGAAAATAAGCCCCAGATTAACTCCAGCCATATCATTCCTGAAAAAGCAGCTGGCAAAAATTTATTGATTGTAGAAGATGATGTAAACTTTGCGGAGATTCTAAAAAACTACTCCAAAGAAAGGGGCTTTGAAACAAAAGTGGTACATGATGGCGAAAGTGCCATCAACTTTATGAACGAAGTTTCTCCAGATGCCGTGCTGTTGGACATAATGCTTCCGGTTATGGATGGATGGGAAGTCCTCAAAAAGATGAAGGCCAATGCAAAGCTCAAGGATATCCCTGTTCACATCATGTCAGCCACAGACAAAAACCACAAACAGTTATTAGAAAGTGGAGCAACGGAATTTATCCATAAACCAGTTGACCAAAGTGTACTAGAGAGGGTCTTCAAGCAAATTCAAAACGCAGGAAAAAAAGAGTTAAAACATATATTAATTATTGAGGATCAAAAAATCCAAAGCGATATTTTAAAAGAGCAACTTCAAAAAGAGGGATTTGAAGTAGAGCAAGCTTTTGATGGTAGAGAAGCTCTAGACTCCTCATTAACAAAAACTTTTGACTGTATCATTTTAGACCTAAACCTTCCTGATTTTAAAGGGGAAGAAATCCTAGACAAAATTAAGTCTGGATCCTTGAATAACTTGACTCCAGTTATCATTAATACTGCTATGACCGTACCTGAAGAACTTCAAAATAAGATCAGGCAGTACAGCAATGCCACGGTAATCAAAACGCCAAAATCCAATGAAAGAATCTTGGATGAGGTAAAGCTGTTTATGCATAAAATCAACAAACCTGACACTCCTACTCCGTCAAATGGCAAAACCAAAACAACTTCCAATGCTTCAGAAAAATCTTTTGAAGGGAAGAAGGTTTTGCTTGTGGATGACGATATGAGAAATATATTCGCCCTTTCCAGTTCACTTCAACAATACGGGCTAAATGTAGAAATTGCTGGAAACGGGATTGAAGCTATAAATAGGCTTAATGAAACAGAGGATTTTGACTTGGTTTTGATGGATATCATGATGCCAGAAATGGATGGATATGAAGCCATGAGAGAGATTAGGAAAGGTGGTCAATACAAAGATATCCCCATTGTCGCACTTACCGCCAAAGCGATGAAAAATGATCGAGAAAAATGTATTGAAGCAGGTGCAAGTGATTATATCTCCAAACCTGTTGATTTAGAAAAATTACTTTCACTAATCCGTGTATGGATAAGCAATTGACAAAAATGACTGATTCAGCCTATTCTATATCTTTTGAAGAGTTGAAAGAAATACAAAAGTTAATTGAGAAAGTTCACGGATATGACTTTCATGATTATGCAGAAGCATCTTTGAAAAGAAGAGTTACTCATATCATGAGTAAATTTAAGCTCAACACTTTTGACCTTAAACACCGTTTGGTCAATGATACTCATTTCTTTGCTTTGTTCCTCAATCAAGTCACGGTCAACGTCACCGAAATGTTTAGAGACCCTGGCTTCTACAGATCAGTTAGGGAAAACGTCATACCTTATTTGGCTTCATACCCTCACATAAAAATATGGAATGCCGGATGCTCCAGTGGTGAAGAAACCTACTCCTTTGCTATAACGCTTAAGGAAGAGGGTATTCTTGAAAAAAGCTTCCTCTATGGAACAGATATCAATTCAGAAGTCTTGGATAAGGCCAAAGAAGGCATTTATGAACTCAAAAAAATAAAAGAGTATTCTACCAATTACCTCAATTCTGGAGGTAAAAGCTCCCTTTCAGATTATTATCACTCCATTTATGATGCTGGAATATTTCAATCCGAATTAAGGAAAAAGACTTTATTCTCCATCCATAACCTGGCTTCTGATAGTAGTTTTAACGAATTTCAGCTGGTGGTTTGCAGAAATGTCCTGATCTATTTTAATGAACACCTTAGAAACAGAGTACTCGAATTACTTTCGGAAAGTCTATGCCATTTAGGCTTTCTTTGTTTGGGGTCAAAAGAGACTTTAAGAAACCCAAAACTATTGGAGCAGTACAAAGTAATTGATAAAAAAGAAAACATCTATCAGAAAATTGTGTAGGACAGGTAACATACCGGATTCAGCTCTTCAATCCATAGAACTGGTAGTTATCGGCGGATCTGCCGGTAGTATGGTGGTATTGATGGAGTTGATGAAATCGGTATCCTTCTTTCCTCTCCCGATCGTCTTTGTAATTCACAGAGCAAAGACGAGTTCCTTTGGAACATTAGCTGGGATATTCCAAAAGGTCAATCAGGATATAAAAGTCAAAGAAGCAGAGGAAAAAGAAACTTTAAACCCCAAAACAATTTATCTGGCTCCGGCAGATTATCACCTATTAATTGAAAGAGACTTTAGCTTATCATTGGATATATCTGAAAAGGTATGGCATAGTAGACCTTCTATAGATGTACTATTTCAATCGGCAGCTGATGCCGGAGGAAAAGGTACGCTTGGAATCTTGCTTTCTGGTGCCAACGCAGATGGTGTAAAAGGCTTACAGGAAATCAAGAAAAATGGAGGGTTAACCATCATACAAGACCCAGATACCGCAGAATATCCAACAATGCCATTTGAAGCACTCAAAGCAAAGGTAGCAGACTATAAATTAGCTCCCATTAAGTTGGAGCAAACTTTCGAAAAACTAAAAAAAGTAAAATCGCATTTTTAAATAAGAATAAATGAATAATCTTAATCTTCTATTAGTAGATGACAAAGAAGAAAATCTCATTGCACTCGAGGCGCTTATTAGAAGGGATGACTTTAATATTTTTAGCACTACTAATCCAAATCAAGCACTTA harbors:
- a CDS encoding protein-glutamate O-methyltransferase CheR, translating into MDKQLTKMTDSAYSISFEELKEIQKLIEKVHGYDFHDYAEASLKRRVTHIMSKFKLNTFDLKHRLVNDTHFFALFLNQVTVNVTEMFRDPGFYRSVRENVIPYLASYPHIKIWNAGCSSGEETYSFAITLKEEGILEKSFLYGTDINSEVLDKAKEGIYELKKIKEYSTNYLNSGGKSSLSDYYHSIYDAGIFQSELRKKTLFSIHNLASDSSFNEFQLVVCRNVLIYFNEHLRNRVLELLSESLCHLGFLCLGSKETLRNPKLLEQYKVIDKKENIYQKIV
- a CDS encoding chemotaxis protein CheB, producing the protein MCRTGNIPDSALQSIELVVIGGSAGSMVVLMELMKSVSFFPLPIVFVIHRAKTSSFGTLAGIFQKVNQDIKVKEAEEKETLNPKTIYLAPADYHLLIERDFSLSLDISEKVWHSRPSIDVLFQSAADAGGKGTLGILLSGANADGVKGLQEIKKNGGLTIIQDPDTAEYPTMPFEALKAKVADYKLAPIKLEQTFEKLKKVKSHF